In Pseudomonas fluorescens, the following are encoded in one genomic region:
- a CDS encoding aspartate aminotransferase family protein — translation MRSETISQSINIVHPVTLSHGKNAEVWDTDGKRYIDFVGGIGVLNLGHCHPRIVEAIREQATRLTHYAFNAAPHGPYLELMDRLSAFMPVNYPVSGMLTNSGAEAAENALKIVRGATGRSAVIAFDGAFHGRTLATLNLNGKVAPYKQKVCVLPGPVFHLPFPSQDNGVTCAEALKAMERLFSVEIDVEDVACFIVEPVQGEAGFLAMEVEFAQALRKFCDDKGIVLIADEIQSGFGRTGQRFAFSRLGIEPDLILLGKSIAGGVPLGAVVGRKPLLDNLPKGGLGGTYSGNPIACAAALATLDEMTDANLHAWGTQQEEAIVGRHATWRANNLTPYLGRLTGVGAMRGIELINADGSPAPAQLTQLLALARDAGLLLMPSGKSRHIIRLLAPLTIEAAVLEEGLDILEACLAKLT, via the coding sequence ATGCGCAGCGAAACCATCAGCCAGTCGATCAACATCGTTCACCCTGTCACGCTCAGCCACGGCAAAAACGCCGAGGTCTGGGACACCGATGGCAAACGCTACATCGACTTTGTCGGTGGTATCGGCGTGCTGAACCTCGGCCATTGCCATCCGCGCATCGTCGAGGCCATTCGCGAACAAGCCACCCGGCTGACCCACTACGCGTTCAACGCTGCACCTCATGGGCCTTACCTCGAACTGATGGATCGCCTCAGTGCGTTCATGCCAGTGAATTACCCGGTCAGCGGCATGCTCACCAACAGCGGCGCGGAAGCGGCGGAAAACGCGCTGAAGATCGTTCGTGGCGCCACCGGCCGCAGCGCGGTCATTGCCTTCGACGGCGCTTTCCACGGTCGCACACTGGCCACCCTCAACCTCAACGGCAAAGTCGCGCCCTACAAACAGAAAGTCTGCGTGCTGCCGGGGCCGGTGTTTCACCTGCCCTTCCCCAGCCAGGACAACGGCGTCACCTGTGCCGAGGCTCTCAAAGCCATGGAGCGCCTGTTCAGCGTCGAGATTGATGTCGAAGACGTCGCCTGTTTTATCGTCGAACCGGTGCAGGGCGAAGCGGGCTTCCTGGCCATGGAGGTCGAGTTCGCCCAAGCGCTGCGCAAGTTCTGCGACGACAAGGGCATTGTGCTGATCGCCGATGAAATCCAGTCCGGTTTCGGCCGTACCGGCCAGCGCTTCGCATTCTCGCGGCTGGGCATCGAGCCGGACCTGATCCTGCTCGGCAAAAGCATCGCCGGCGGCGTGCCGCTGGGTGCGGTGGTCGGGCGCAAGCCGCTGCTCGACAATTTGCCCAAGGGCGGACTCGGTGGCACTTACTCCGGCAATCCCATCGCCTGCGCAGCGGCACTGGCAACCCTCGACGAAATGACCGATGCCAACCTGCATGCCTGGGGCACACAGCAGGAAGAAGCGATTGTCGGCCGCCATGCAACCTGGCGTGCGAACAACCTGACGCCGTATCTGGGCCGCCTGACCGGCGTCGGCGCCATGCGTGGCATAGAGTTGATCAACGCCGATGGCTCGCCCGCACCGGCACAATTGACCCAACTGCTGGCCCTGGCGCGGGATGCGGGTCTGCTGTTGATGCCCAGTGGCAAATCGCGGCACATCATCCGGCTGCTGGCGCCGTTGACCATTGAGGCTGCGGTGCTGGAGGAAGGGCTGGATATTCTTGAGGCGTGCCTGGCAAAACTGACCTGA
- a CDS encoding HopJ type III effector protein produces MSDLNTLRASLKTGEHAFADTLAFIAAGYDYQPQAFNNGGVENAAGQNEGSCKTLGLALLEGLSDEEALLAFGEHYRSVVATPEGSDHGNIRALIAHGLAGVKFAQQPLTRR; encoded by the coding sequence ATGAGTGATTTGAACACCCTGCGCGCCAGCCTCAAGACCGGCGAACACGCCTTCGCCGACACCCTGGCCTTCATCGCCGCCGGTTACGACTACCAGCCTCAGGCCTTCAACAACGGTGGCGTGGAAAACGCGGCCGGGCAGAACGAAGGTTCGTGCAAGACCCTGGGTCTGGCGCTGCTCGAAGGCTTGAGCGATGAAGAAGCCCTGCTGGCTTTCGGCGAGCATTACCGTTCGGTTGTTGCCACGCCAGAAGGCAGCGATCACGGCAATATCCGCGCGTTGATTGCCCATGGCCTGGCCGGTGTGAAATTCGCTCAGCAGCCGCTGACGCGCCGCTGA
- a CDS encoding DUF1244 domain-containing protein, producing MTDQQRLELEAAAFRRLVAHLDSRKDVQNIDLMNLSGFCRNCLSKWYKAAADDRQIEVSLDEAREVVYGMPYSEWKAQYQQEASADQQAAFAKGKPNE from the coding sequence ATGACCGATCAACAACGCCTGGAACTCGAAGCCGCCGCCTTTCGCCGGCTGGTGGCCCATCTGGACAGCCGCAAGGATGTGCAGAACATCGACCTGATGAACCTCTCGGGTTTTTGCCGCAACTGCCTGTCCAAGTGGTACAAGGCGGCGGCCGACGACCGCCAGATCGAGGTCAGCCTCGACGAAGCCCGCGAAGTGGTTTACGGCATGCCGTACTCCGAATGGAAAGCCCAATATCAGCAAGAAGCCAGCGCCGACCAGCAAGCGGCGTTCGCCAAAGGAAAACCCAATGAGTGA